The genomic stretch GTTGAACTGATCGAAGTATTGAAAGAATACAAATACTGTTTCGCCTGGAACTACGGCGAGATGCCAGGTCTAGATCAAAGTATGGTGGAGCACCGATTGCCTATTCAGCCTGGAAAAAGGCCAGTAAAGCAACATCCTCGACGATTTGCTCCCGAAGTCACTATAAAGATTAAACAAGAGATCGAAAGACTCCTCAAAAGCCGGCTCATCAGAACTacaaggtatgtcgaatggttagctaaTATAGTACCTGTTATTAAGAAAAATGGATCTCTCAAAGTTTgtatagattttagagatttaaataaTGCTACTCCAAAAGATGAGTATTCAATGTCTGTGGCAGAGATGTTGGTTGATTCAGCCGCAGGCTTCGAATACTTGAGTATGCTTGATGGTtactctggctataatcaaattcTCATAGCAAATGATGATGTTCCCAAGACGACATTTCGATGTCTTGGAGCTTTGGGGACATATGAATGGGTTGAGATGCTGTTTGGTTTAAAAAACGCTAGAGCAACCTATTAAAGAGCCATGAATGCCAtattccatgattttattgaaaaaTTTATGCAGGTGTACATTGATCATATCGTGATAAAATCGTCATCTAGAAATGATCATCTTGATCACCTTCGACGCTCATTTGAGAGGATGAGAaaatatggattaaaaatgaatccactaaaatgtgcttttggtgtaCATGCAGGAGACTTCTTAGGTTTCGTGGTACACAAGAAAGGCATCGAGATCAACCAAAACAAGACAAAAGCAATTTTGGATCTCAAGCCTCTGTCGATAAAGAAACAACTCTAGTCTTTgttggggaagataaacttcttGAGAAGATTCATATTGAATCTAAGTGGAAAAACGATGGTTTTTTCGCCACTCCTCAAGATCAAGAAGGAAAGTGATTTTCACTGGGGGCAAGAGCAGCAGGAGGCTTTCGACGCCATCAAAGGATACCTTACAAAGCCTCCCATTTTGTTACCTCCTAGTAGGAAAAAGCATATGAGTTTGTATATTGCTGCGTCGGATACGACCATAGGGATTATGTTAGCTCAAGAGGATGTCAGTGGTGTCGAAAGACCCATATATTACCTCATTCGAGTTTTGATAGATGCTAAAACTAGGTATAATGTAATTGAAAAACTGTGCTTGTGTCTGTACCTCtcatgtatgaaattaaagcaatatataaaaCTAGTCGACATTTATGTTCGTCTCTTTATGATGTTATTAAACATATATTGTCTAAACCCATTctacatagtcgaattgggaaatgggcgCTAGCATTAACGGAATTTTCGTTAACATATAAGCCTTTGAGGGCTATGAAGGGCCAGATAGTGGAAAATTTTATTGTGGATCATGATGTAGTTGAACCTTCACTAAACATGGTTGACACGAACCCTTACCGGTTATATTTCGATGGGTCAAGCCATAAAAATGGAACAGAAGTTGAGGTCTTAATATTATCCCCACAAGACATTTCGACGAAGTTCAAATGTAAAATCGATGGAAAATGTTCCAATAACGAAGCAGACTACGAAGCCCTAATAATTGGTCTCAAAATCCTAAGAGATTTAGGGCCCAAGAAAGTAGAAATAAAGGGAGATTCAGAACTAGTGGTCAGACAAATCACACGAGAATACAAGTGCATTAAAGAAAATTTGCTGATGTATTTTGCAATGGCGACACAACTATTGGAATGCTTCGAGGTTGTCAGCATTACGCATGTGCCAAGAATGGAGAATCAAGAAGCCAACGAGTCAGCACAAATCGCCTCTGGGTACAAGGTATCAAAAGAAAAGCTCAAGGATTTTATTGAAATAAAGGAAAAGATGGCGTCGAACGTCTCGCTGTCACCTAATATGGAAATCCCAAAAACCGGGGGGCACAATTCAACAATAATGAATGTCTTGAAAATTTTGAAGTTTTTGCAAGGCACGAAGTATTTTCCATTGACAATTTGTCGCAATCAGATTGGGGGA from Lathyrus oleraceus cultivar Zhongwan6 chromosome 7, CAAS_Psat_ZW6_1.0, whole genome shotgun sequence encodes the following:
- the LOC127102326 gene encoding uncharacterized protein LOC127102326: MVFSPLLKIKKESDFHWGQEQQEAFDAIKGYLTKPPILLPPSRKKHMSLYIAASDTTIGIMLAQEDVSGVERPIYYLIRVLIDAKTSRIGKWALALTEFSLTYKPLRAMKGQIVENFIVDHDVVEPSLNMVDTNPYRLYFDGSSHKNGTEVEVLILSPQDISTKFKCKIDGKCSNNEADYEALIIGLKILRDLGPKKVEIKGDSELVVRQITREYKCIKENLLMYFAMATQLLECFEVVSITHVPRMENQEANESAQIASGYKVSKEKLKDFIEIKEKMASNVSLSPNMEIPKTGGHNSTIMNVLKILKFLQGTKYFPLTICRNQIGGNRL